The Nitrosospira multiformis ATCC 25196 region CTGGTCTGGTGTGTTTTCCATCGATTGTTCCAAAATTTCCCTTTGTTCACTCATATTGCTCCTCCTGATAATGGCAGTAGTAGTGCTATCGGTTCTAAAAAAGGAAACTCCTAGACTCCTGATCCAATGATTCTCTTTCTTCGCTCTTACTTCTGTCGGCGCGGTGTGAAAGCGAGCCAGCGATTGAGTGCAACCCCACGGCGTTCACACCCTCCACAAGGTTTTATCCTAAAATAGGAGGAGGTGCGTTTGATGGCATCCCCCAGCCGGATTTCCTCATCGGTAATGAAGCCGGGCAGGCGGACGTGGTAGGTTGCCTGTTTGCTCTTGTTGTCTGGGACGCTCTTGCCCTCATCCTTGATCATGCTGTTTGCCTCCTTGTACTCATTGCAGAAAGCATTTGATAGGCTGCTTCTGCATCGAGCAGGGGCGGCACTATCGAAGCGCGTCGTGGTCCGTAGCTTCGGGTAGACAGGAAGCCGCCTTGCATGAAGCTGCCTTGGCGGAAGGTTTGGGGTTGGCGCATGATGGCGAGTTTGATCTGTGCAACCGTTGCATCGGGAAATTCCGACCACAACAGCGCGATGGCGCCGGTAACAAAAGGCACGGCCATACTTGTGCCGCTTAAGGTAATGGCCTGGCCGCCAGAGTCCAGACTGGTGATGTTCTCGCCCGGGGCGCTCAAACCCCGCATGCCGATACTGCCGCCAAGGTTCGATTCATTGATCGGACGGCCACGCAGATCGCAGGCCACCACAGGAATGACCCAAGGGTGGCGGGTGATGACGGAACCGCCCAAAGTGCCTTGATTGCCGGCTGCCGCAACGATCAATACGCCCTGCTTTAGCGCCTGAGTGAAGGCTTCATCCAATACCTTCTCTCCCCTGGTGGAAGGTCGCGCCAGGGCAAGGCTTAAGTTGATGACGCGCGCACCCGCGTTGATACAGTCAAAAATTGCCGTTGCCAGCTCCTGAGGCGTTGCGCTGGGCATGTGCTCACGGCCGAAAGTGGCCTCAGAAAAAATGGGGCGAATGAGCAAGGTGCAGTTGGGACAGATGGCAGGTGCGGAGGAAGTGCGTCTGGCAGCCAGAATACCGGCGACAAAGGTGCCATGCAGGCACGCTCCGCTATCTGTCTGAGTGCAACTCGCCGCGTTGCGTCCACCAATCTCCATAAGTTGTCCCTGAACGAGGTCGGCGTGTTGGGTGAAGACAGGGCCGTCGATGAGTCCAATCCTGACTTCCGGACTGCCGCTGGTGCGTTGCATCAACGCCGGGAGTTTCACGAGTTCGGTGGGGAGCAAAAGCGTTCTCCTGAATCAAAGTTATAACCCTTCGACGAAGGTTAATTGCTTCAATTTAGGTGATGGAATTCAAGCTGTCAAAGCAGATTGGGAACTTCACGGGCCGGAACCAGGAGTCGCATACCCGGGGCTATGCCATCGATCATCCTGCGATCACCGCTGCCGTCGATGGTTCTGATGGCCATGCTGGTTGCCAGCATCGCAGTGGGACGCGATATCTCCTTCTCCCAGTCTTCACCTGGGGGCTCACGTTTCGAACCCGGGCAATGCGGGCGTTTGACGAAGGGGTCAAAGACCGGTCACAGGAGACAGTTTTCAAGGCAGGAGCGTCCGGATCACAAATATTGAACTCACTGCCACCAGAAGAACCTTGCGTGCAAGGAGGTACGGCTACAGTAACGATCTCCGCTCCAATAATGCAGATATCATAGTTGCCAATCAACGCTATACCTTTCATTTGTTCCTGGCCGAGTTCATGCAAATCTGGACGCCAGTTACGAAAGCGCCACTCGGGAGCAAGGGGGTGAGCTGATCTCCGATTTTATGCCCCGCGCATTCCGAAAACTTTAATGATGGTTGTGCTTCCCAGGTTGCCACATCCCGATATTTGATTTCCATATAACATGGATCGTCAGAATCCTCACCGATAGTCACGCCGTAGATCGACCCATTCGGGGAAGCTGCCTTAGCCAAAGTCCTGTTTGTCGGCGTCTTGCCGGATGTCGAGGCGGAACTGGATGATTTAACAAATGCTGAACAGCTGCGCCGGGTGCCGAACTCGTGGGGGAACCTGGTTTGCCTGGCCGTTTCTTGGGCAG contains the following coding sequences:
- a CDS encoding S8 family peptidase, whose protein sequence is MLPTELVKLPALMQRTSGSPEVRIGLIDGPVFTQHADLVQGQLMEIGGRNAASCTQTDSGACLHGTFVAGILAARRTSSAPAICPNCTLLIRPIFSEATFGREHMPSATPQELATAIFDCINAGARVINLSLALARPSTRGEKVLDEAFTQALKQGVLIVAAAGNQGTLGGSVITRHPWVIPVVACDLRGRPINESNLGGSIGMRGLSAPGENITSLDSGGQAITLSGTSMAVPFVTGAIALLWSEFPDATVAQIKLAIMRQPQTFRQGSFMQGGFLSTRSYGPRRASIVPPLLDAEAAYQMLSAMSTRRQTA